One Owenweeksia hongkongensis DSM 17368 genomic region harbors:
- a CDS encoding alpha/beta hydrolase, with product MIKKLLLPAILLILVVGYFLGPKPETPNYKGSLPELNVSISEITQYVDSTENSQELRVDNNAKIVWELGIGKPTEYVILYLPGFSATRMEGNPVHIDMADKYACNLYLARLDYHGYKESQLADFTAEGIWESALEQFAIAEKLGQKVIIMGTSTGATLGIMLAAKFPDKVHGLINMSPNIRVNNSAAFLLNDPWGLQICNIAFGGEAERIYHDQEAANLYWDTLYPATAVVQLQELLETSMVDSTFQKVKCPTITLYYYKNEANQDEVVDVSYIPKMQDKLGTPANLKRIKAIPTAGNHVIGSFIKSKDYQAVEAEISSFIEDIYGLKPWPTHE from the coding sequence ATGATAAAAAAACTACTACTCCCCGCTATCCTACTCATATTAGTTGTTGGATATTTTTTAGGCCCAAAACCCGAAACACCAAATTACAAAGGCTCGCTACCTGAGTTGAACGTTTCTATTTCAGAAATAACCCAATATGTGGATAGCACCGAAAACAGCCAAGAGTTAAGAGTGGACAACAATGCCAAAATCGTTTGGGAACTTGGCATCGGAAAACCTACTGAATATGTAATCTTATACCTTCCGGGATTTTCAGCTACTCGCATGGAGGGAAACCCTGTTCATATTGACATGGCCGATAAATATGCCTGCAACCTTTATCTAGCCCGATTAGATTATCATGGTTATAAAGAAAGTCAGCTGGCTGATTTTACCGCTGAAGGCATTTGGGAGTCAGCTCTGGAGCAATTTGCTATAGCTGAAAAATTAGGGCAAAAGGTGATTATTATGGGTACTTCCACGGGCGCCACTTTGGGAATTATGCTGGCGGCTAAATTTCCCGATAAGGTGCATGGCTTAATCAACATGTCCCCCAATATTAGAGTAAATAACTCTGCGGCATTTTTGTTAAATGACCCATGGGGTCTTCAAATTTGCAACATTGCATTTGGTGGTGAGGCCGAAAGAATATATCACGACCAAGAGGCAGCCAATCTCTACTGGGATACACTCTACCCCGCGACAGCTGTGGTACAACTTCAGGAGCTATTGGAAACCTCTATGGTGGATTCTACTTTTCAGAAAGTAAAATGCCCAACCATCACCTTGTATTATTATAAAAATGAAGCCAATCAGGATGAAGTGGTAGACGTTTCTTACATCCCAAAAATGCAGGATAAGCTGGGCACTCCAGCAAATTTGAAAAGAATAAAAGCTATACCCACAGCAGGCAACCATGTGATAGGCTCATTCATCAAATCAAAAGACTACCAAGCTGTAGAAGCTGAAATATCAAGTTTTATTGAAGATATATACGGTTTAAAACCGTGGCCAACACATGAGTGA
- a CDS encoding DUF3299 domain-containing protein gives MSAQNSPKEIDWKFLSKVDFVDKYFEEYEAWYLFPEFSEPIKKLDGKKVKIKGYVIPLDVEDNLYALSAYPFSSCFFCGGAGPESVMSLKFKAKPRHFDTDDVATFEGTLHLNTTDLDTFNYVLQNAQEVE, from the coding sequence ATGAGCGCACAAAACTCTCCAAAAGAAATTGATTGGAAATTTCTCTCCAAAGTAGATTTTGTAGATAAATATTTTGAGGAGTATGAGGCTTGGTATCTGTTCCCCGAGTTCTCAGAACCCATCAAAAAATTGGATGGTAAAAAAGTAAAAATCAAGGGTTATGTAATTCCATTGGATGTGGAAGACAATCTTTACGCCCTTTCCGCATATCCATTCAGTTCATGCTTCTTTTGTGGTGGCGCTGGCCCCGAAAGTGTAATGAGTTTAAAATTCAAAGCTAAACCTCGCCATTTTGACACCGATGATGTGGCTACTTTTGAGGGAACTTTGCACCTAAATACCACAGATTTGGATACCTTTAACTATGTGCTTCAAAATGCACAAGAAGTTGAATGA
- a CDS encoding ABC transporter permease: MRIGKISLNNIKHKPLSSILSIILLAFGVGIIIMLMGTSEQLEKQFTKNIRGIDMVVGAKGSPLQLILSSVYQIDAPTGNISLDEFNKLSNNPMVETSIPLAYGDNYQGYRIVGTSLDYPKHYDAELKNGDWWKKSGEVVVGSRAAELLELSIGDKFSGSHGLSNSIDEHDHFAYTVVGIMAPTGTVVDKLLLTEISSVWAVHDDHSHEGEDHVHEEKPKEITAGLISFKSPMGNLTIPRMVNQRTNMQAALPAIEVNRLFSLMGSGVKTLRVLAILIIVLSAFSVFVSLWQSLKERRYELALMRSIGGSGRQLLWIVLAEGLLISFLGYILGVILGKLSLMAISQLTEQTYQYEMSMQWITLVELILLPATLLIGTIAALIPAIQAYKTNISKVLSDA; the protein is encoded by the coding sequence ATGAGAATTGGTAAAATAAGTCTCAATAACATAAAGCACAAACCGCTTTCCAGTATTCTCAGCATTATACTTTTAGCCTTTGGGGTGGGAATTATTATAATGCTGATGGGCACTTCTGAGCAACTGGAAAAGCAGTTTACCAAAAACATTAGAGGAATAGACATGGTAGTTGGCGCCAAGGGCAGTCCACTCCAATTAATCCTCAGTAGCGTTTACCAGATTGATGCCCCTACTGGAAATATTTCTTTGGATGAGTTCAACAAACTGTCCAATAATCCAATGGTGGAAACTTCAATACCTCTTGCTTATGGCGATAATTATCAAGGCTACAGAATTGTTGGAACTAGTTTGGATTACCCAAAACACTATGATGCAGAGCTGAAAAACGGAGACTGGTGGAAAAAATCGGGAGAGGTTGTAGTGGGCTCCAGGGCTGCCGAACTTTTAGAGTTATCCATTGGCGATAAATTTTCAGGAAGTCACGGACTTTCCAATTCCATTGATGAGCACGACCATTTTGCTTATACCGTGGTAGGAATAATGGCACCTACCGGCACTGTGGTTGACAAACTTCTACTTACTGAAATATCCAGTGTGTGGGCCGTTCATGATGATCATAGCCACGAAGGTGAAGATCACGTGCATGAAGAAAAACCTAAAGAAATTACGGCAGGGCTGATAAGCTTCAAAAGCCCAATGGGTAATCTTACCATACCACGAATGGTAAACCAAAGGACTAATATGCAAGCAGCCTTGCCCGCTATTGAAGTAAACCGCCTTTTTAGTTTGATGGGTTCTGGAGTAAAAACTTTACGGGTATTAGCCATCCTAATTATTGTTCTCTCAGCTTTTAGCGTCTTTGTTTCACTTTGGCAATCACTCAAAGAAAGACGTTATGAGTTGGCACTTATGCGCAGTATAGGCGGATCTGGCCGCCAACTTTTGTGGATAGTTTTGGCCGAAGGTCTATTGATTTCCTTTTTAGGGTACATCCTAGGAGTTATACTAGGCAAGCTTTCGCTAATGGCCATTTCACAGCTTACTGAGCAAACCTATCAGTACGAAATGAGCATGCAATGGATAACTCTTGTGGAATTAATCTTGCTACCCGCCACATTACTTATTGGCACTATTGCTGCCTTGATTCCCGCTATTCAGGCTTACAAAACCAATATTTCTAAAGTACTTTCTGATGCGTAA
- a CDS encoding ABC transporter ATP-binding protein codes for MSVQVSDLSFQYNPKTTFRFPDMDLAKGSHQLILGNSGKGKTTFLHLLAGILSPSSGKIIIGEQDITTLKSRKLDHFRGKNIGLIFQRSYFVKSLTVKDNLLLAQKLAGKPEDLNRITEVLTHMNMQDKLHKMPSNLSIGEQQRISIARAVINSPELILADEPTSALDDENAKRVAQLLEETASDCNANLIVVTHDQRLKDHYKNVIEL; via the coding sequence ATGTCTGTACAAGTATCTGATCTTTCTTTTCAATACAACCCAAAAACCACCTTTAGGTTTCCTGACATGGATTTGGCCAAAGGTAGCCATCAGCTTATTCTTGGTAATTCCGGAAAAGGAAAAACTACCTTCCTTCACCTTTTGGCAGGTATTCTTTCTCCCTCTTCGGGGAAAATAATTATCGGTGAGCAAGATATTACTACCCTAAAAAGTAGAAAGCTCGACCACTTTCGTGGAAAAAATATCGGACTGATTTTTCAGCGCTCCTATTTTGTAAAATCCCTTACGGTAAAAGATAATTTGCTGCTTGCGCAAAAATTGGCAGGAAAACCTGAAGATTTAAATAGAATTACTGAGGTTTTGACTCACATGAACATGCAGGACAAATTGCACAAAATGCCGAGCAACCTCAGCATTGGTGAGCAACAGCGTATTTCTATAGCCCGTGCGGTAATCAACAGTCCCGAACTTATTTTGGCCGATGAGCCAACCAGCGCTCTGGATGATGAAAATGCAAAACGCGTTGCTCAACTTCTGGAAGAAACGGCCAGCGACTGCAACGCAAATCTTATTGTGGTAACACACGACCAGCGTTTGAAAGATCACTACAAAAACGTGATAGAGCTATGA
- a CDS encoding CoA-binding protein, whose translation MKTLVIGASHNPARYSYMAVKMLKQYKHEVVALGRRARGVEDWEIIDGTPDIPNLDTITVYLNADNQKEYYDYFLKLNPRRIIFNPGAENPELVALLNKNGIETENACTLVMLRSNQF comes from the coding sequence ATGAAAACCTTAGTAATTGGAGCTAGCCACAATCCTGCCAGATATTCGTACATGGCCGTAAAAATGCTAAAACAATATAAACACGAAGTGGTGGCTTTAGGCCGCAGAGCAAGAGGTGTGGAAGATTGGGAGATAATAGATGGTACTCCTGATATTCCAAACTTAGACACTATTACTGTTTATCTTAATGCTGATAATCAAAAAGAATATTACGACTATTTTTTAAAGCTAAACCCAAGAAGGATAATCTTTAATCCCGGAGCGGAAAACCCTGAGCTGGTCGCTTTACTCAATAAAAATGGAATCGAAACTGAAAATGCATGCACGTTAGTGATGTTGAGGTCTAATCAGTTTTAA
- a CDS encoding trypsin-like serine protease, which produces MKHLLCIIALSWVAFIPNVYSQNIEVSNMKAHVQPDIDLATLKEKLNENTQEHFMECHALNRTVNADISSGYFQNDSYYWKVAGSDFAFRVSLKIEDIPRYDTLFVLNKDGERLQFLTASDLLQEKWTSTIVNDELTLQYKPFNSATTPKVKVRSYSMEVAKRTANTDDFGDSQPCEVNVNCPEGNNHQDVKNSIVRIDVKIGSAYFWCTGSLVNTTDYSYKPYILTAEHCALNGATFASTQDFSDWVFYFQYEAPTCTNPSSEGSLANKQITGATLLARSNDNGGDNGSDFLLLELSTGIPSTFNPFFAGWSRLNNAPTSGVAIHHPNGDIKKISTSTTTAVSGNYPGATVINSHWEIRWAATVTNHGVTEGGSSGGPFFNENNLISGTLTGGYPNCSQNTTQDFYGKFSYHWDQNGNTANRRLKDWLDPGNTGVSVLSGATLGDSAPPYATSKIILKPNPVTEGKLFLQGLPVVGDRLIQIYNLRGDIVYPGDETVPYTNIEQDGYIPVSHLPNGPYVLRILNNGQAQSFKFIINN; this is translated from the coding sequence ATGAAACATTTGCTGTGCATCATTGCCCTTAGTTGGGTGGCTTTCATCCCCAATGTATATTCTCAAAACATTGAGGTTTCAAACATGAAGGCGCATGTACAGCCCGACATAGACTTGGCTACCCTTAAGGAAAAACTTAATGAGAATACCCAAGAGCATTTTATGGAATGCCATGCATTGAACCGTACAGTAAACGCTGATATCTCCTCAGGTTATTTTCAAAATGACTCTTATTATTGGAAGGTAGCCGGCTCTGATTTCGCATTCCGAGTTTCCCTAAAAATTGAAGATATCCCCCGATATGACACTCTATTTGTATTAAATAAAGATGGTGAAAGATTACAGTTCTTGACCGCTTCAGATCTACTTCAAGAAAAATGGACGTCAACCATTGTTAATGATGAGCTGACTTTGCAATACAAGCCATTCAATTCAGCCACAACTCCAAAAGTTAAAGTTAGAAGCTATAGTATGGAAGTGGCAAAAAGGACAGCTAACACTGATGACTTTGGGGATTCCCAACCTTGTGAGGTAAATGTAAATTGTCCTGAGGGAAACAATCACCAAGATGTAAAAAACAGCATTGTACGAATTGATGTAAAAATTGGCAGTGCCTATTTTTGGTGTACGGGGAGCTTGGTAAACACAACAGACTATAGCTATAAACCTTATATCCTAACCGCAGAACATTGTGCGTTAAATGGTGCTACTTTTGCTTCTACTCAGGATTTTTCGGACTGGGTGTTCTACTTTCAATACGAAGCTCCAACTTGCACCAACCCTTCATCCGAGGGATCATTAGCCAACAAACAGATTACAGGCGCTACGCTATTGGCACGAAGCAATGACAATGGAGGTGATAATGGTAGCGACTTTCTATTACTAGAGCTAAGCACCGGTATCCCATCTACTTTTAACCCATTCTTTGCAGGATGGTCTCGCCTCAATAACGCGCCTACGAGTGGAGTGGCAATTCATCACCCTAATGGAGATATTAAGAAAATTTCGACTAGTACCACAACAGCCGTTAGCGGTAATTACCCTGGCGCAACAGTGATAAACTCGCATTGGGAAATAAGATGGGCTGCAACTGTAACCAACCATGGAGTTACAGAAGGTGGTTCTTCGGGCGGTCCATTTTTCAATGAAAATAACTTAATAAGTGGTACACTTACTGGGGGCTACCCTAATTGCAGTCAAAATACAACTCAGGATTTTTACGGCAAATTTAGCTATCACTGGGATCAAAATGGAAATACTGCCAATCGTAGGTTAAAAGATTGGCTTGACCCTGGAAACACGGGGGTGTCAGTACTTTCAGGAGCAACTCTTGGAGACTCAGCGCCTCCTTATGCAACGAGCAAAATTATTTTAAAACCAAACCCTGTAACTGAAGGCAAGCTCTTTCTTCAAGGCCTGCCTGTAGTTGGTGATCGTTTAATTCAAATCTATAATCTTCGAGGAGATATTGTTTACCCTGGTGATGAAACTGTACCCTACACCAACATAGAGCAAGATGGATACATTCCGGTAAGTCACTTGCCAAATGGACCATATGTGCTGCGTATTCTAAACAATGGCCAAGCGCAATCGTTTAAGTTCATCATAAACAATTAA
- a CDS encoding response regulator — MADKIKVLYVDDEVHNLQSFKATFRRTFDVFIAESGAEGLKVFQENEIDIILTDQRMPGMTGIELLVEIRKINPEPMRILLTGYSDINAVIDAINKGQVYRYLNKPWQEEELKLTIESAFEVYHLRRENKELIVKLERANDQLEFLLRQRLLS, encoded by the coding sequence ATGGCAGACAAAATCAAAGTACTTTACGTAGATGACGAAGTACACAACCTTCAATCTTTCAAAGCAACCTTTAGAAGAACCTTCGATGTTTTTATTGCAGAGTCTGGTGCTGAAGGACTTAAGGTGTTTCAGGAAAATGAAATTGACATTATCCTAACTGACCAACGCATGCCAGGGATGACAGGTATTGAGCTTTTGGTGGAAATTAGAAAGATAAATCCTGAGCCCATGCGAATTCTGCTTACGGGCTATTCTGATATAAATGCTGTGATTGATGCCATCAACAAAGGGCAGGTATACCGTTATCTAAATAAGCCTTGGCAAGAAGAAGAACTTAAACTTACTATTGAAAGTGCTTTTGAAGTTTATCATCTAAGAAGGGAAAATAAAGAACTTATCGTAAAACTGGAAAGAGCCAACGATCAATTAGAGTTCTTACTAAGACAAAGACTATTATCATGA
- a CDS encoding ThiF family adenylyltransferase has translation MTKYSVSQGFEEDLLLLDKPDLSSYKPLVFGFKDKSALQKLLSEKRPEFHDQLKGQVMELNKIRNPQKKITAEEQELYYRKWMSEVDSVSYGLYVYYPWSNKLVHTVTKEEFIELRTSRNKHKITEDEQAKLGEATVGVIGLSVGQSVALTMAMERSFGTLRIADFDTLELTNLNRIRAGVSSMGLPKTIVVAREIAEIDPFLNVEIFNEGVTDSNIEDFFGKDKPLELLIEECDSLPIKILAREKAREMKIPVIMDTSDRGMIDVERFDKMENLPLLHGLCKVSGIKELMALDPKEQMEVMMGMVDFDNLSPRMKYSFGELGKSLSTWPQLASDVIAGGGNAAKIARMIVLGEDVPSKRYYFDVSDHMQISNEM, from the coding sequence ATGACAAAATATTCAGTGTCACAAGGCTTTGAAGAAGATTTATTGCTACTGGATAAACCTGATTTATCGAGCTATAAACCTTTGGTTTTTGGATTTAAGGATAAATCAGCACTTCAAAAATTATTAAGCGAAAAACGACCTGAATTCCATGATCAGCTAAAAGGGCAGGTTATGGAGCTGAATAAAATAAGAAATCCTCAAAAAAAAATCACCGCTGAAGAGCAGGAATTGTACTACAGAAAATGGATGTCTGAGGTTGATTCAGTTTCTTATGGTTTATACGTTTATTACCCATGGAGTAATAAATTAGTACATACAGTTACAAAAGAAGAATTCATTGAGCTACGTACTTCACGCAATAAGCATAAAATCACAGAAGATGAACAAGCCAAGCTTGGAGAGGCTACTGTTGGTGTGATCGGTCTATCTGTTGGGCAATCAGTGGCACTTACCATGGCAATGGAAAGAAGTTTTGGAACGCTTCGTATTGCTGATTTTGACACTTTAGAACTCACAAATCTAAATAGAATAAGAGCAGGGGTAAGTTCTATGGGTTTGCCCAAAACAATTGTAGTAGCACGTGAGATTGCTGAGATAGATCCTTTTTTGAACGTTGAGATTTTTAATGAAGGTGTTACGGATTCTAATATTGAAGACTTTTTCGGGAAAGACAAGCCGCTGGAATTACTTATAGAAGAGTGTGATTCACTTCCGATAAAAATATTGGCTCGCGAAAAGGCTCGCGAAATGAAGATTCCTGTTATTATGGATACAAGTGATAGAGGGATGATAGACGTAGAGCGCTTTGATAAAATGGAAAACTTACCATTGCTACATGGCTTATGTAAAGTTTCAGGTATTAAAGAGTTAATGGCGCTTGACCCGAAGGAGCAAATGGAGGTAATGATGGGGATGGTTGACTTTGATAATTTATCGCCAAGAATGAAATATTCTTTTGGAGAATTAGGAAAAAGTTTATCAACTTGGCCCCAGTTAGCCTCTGATGTAATAGCCGGAGGAGGGAATGCGGCAAAAATTGCCAGAATGATTGTTTTGGGGGAGGATGTTCCTTCAAAAAGATACTATTTTGATGTGAGTGATCATATGCAGATTAGTAATGAGATGTGA